A stretch of the Mycobacterium shigaense genome encodes the following:
- a CDS encoding RecB family exonuclease: MTDQPQERARPALSPSRAADFKQCPLLYRFRAIDRLPEPPSTAQLRGSVVHAALERLYGLPAASRGPETANLLVEPAWEQVLTAEPGLAAELEAEVRVQLLDEARALLAGYYRLEDPTRFDPQCCEQRVEVELADGTLLRGFIDRIDVATTGELRVVDYKTGKAPPEARAQAEFKAMFQMKFYAVALLRSRGVLPTRLRLIYLADGQVLDYSPEHDELLRFERTLMAIWRAIQSAGATGDFRPHPSRLCDWCPHQSLCPSFGGTPPPYPGWPDRPRAEAVSHPTEPAA, from the coding sequence ATGACCGACCAGCCGCAGGAACGCGCACGGCCTGCGCTGTCTCCGTCGCGGGCGGCGGACTTCAAGCAGTGCCCGTTGCTGTACCGCTTCCGGGCGATCGATCGGCTGCCCGAACCGCCGTCGACCGCGCAGCTGCGCGGATCGGTGGTGCACGCGGCGTTGGAGCGGTTGTACGGCCTGCCCGCCGCGTCGCGGGGGCCCGAGACGGCCAACTTGCTGGTGGAGCCCGCGTGGGAACAGGTGCTCACCGCCGAACCCGGCCTGGCCGCGGAGCTCGAGGCGGAGGTGCGGGTCCAGCTGCTCGACGAGGCCCGCGCGCTGCTGGCCGGCTACTACCGCCTGGAAGACCCCACCCGATTCGACCCGCAGTGCTGCGAACAGCGGGTCGAGGTCGAGCTTGCCGACGGCACGCTGCTGCGCGGCTTCATCGACCGCATCGACGTCGCCACGACCGGCGAGCTGCGGGTGGTCGACTACAAGACCGGCAAGGCCCCGCCGGAAGCCCGGGCGCAGGCCGAGTTCAAGGCGATGTTCCAGATGAAGTTCTACGCGGTGGCGCTGCTGCGGTCCCGCGGCGTGCTGCCGACCCGGCTGCGGCTCATCTACCTGGCCGACGGCCAGGTCCTGGACTACTCACCCGAGCACGACGAGCTGCTGCGCTTCGAGCGCACTCTGATGGCGATCTGGCGCGCCATCCAATCTGCCGGTGCGACAGGCGATTTCCGCCCGCATCCGTCGCGCTTGTGCGACTGGTGCCCGCACCAGAGCCTGTGCCCGAGTTTCGGCGGGACGCCGCCGCCCTACCCCGGCTGGCCGGATCGTCCACGCGCAGAAGCTGTTTCGCACCCGACCGAGCCGGCCGCGTAA
- a CDS encoding DUF503 domain-containing protein produces the protein MWIGWLECDVLLGDVRSLKQKRSVIRPVIAELRRKLSVSAAETGAQDLYRRAGIGVAVVSGDRAPAVDVLDAAERLVAAHPEFELLSVRR, from the coding sequence ATGTGGATCGGCTGGCTGGAATGCGATGTCCTGCTGGGCGACGTGCGATCGCTCAAACAGAAGCGCTCGGTGATCCGGCCCGTCATCGCCGAGCTACGGCGCAAGTTGAGCGTCTCGGCCGCCGAGACCGGCGCACAGGATCTGTATCGGCGCGCGGGCATCGGCGTGGCGGTGGTCTCCGGTGATCGCGCCCCTGCGGTCGATGTCCTCGACGCCGCCGAAAGGTTGGTCGCCGCGCATCCGGAGTTCGAACTGCTGTCGGTGCGGCGCTAG
- the trmI gene encoding tRNA (adenine(58)-N(1))-methyltransferase TrmI has protein sequence MPATGPFTVGERVQFTDAKGRHYTFELTPGAEFHTHRGAVAHDDVIGLDEGSVIKSSSGSPFLVLRPLLVDYIMSMPRGPQVIYPKDAAQIVHEGDIFPGARVLEAGAGSGALTCSLLRAVGPQGKVVSYELRDDHAVHAQRNVSVFFGQAPDNWRLIIGDVGDSELPDGSFDRAILDMLAPWDVLEAVARLLTPGGVLIIYVATVPQLSKAVEALRAQQCWTEPRSWETIQRGWNVVGLAVRPQHSMRGHTAFLIATRRLAPGVVAPMPLGRKRPGRDG, from the coding sequence GTGCCCGCAACCGGCCCCTTCACTGTTGGCGAACGCGTCCAGTTCACCGACGCCAAGGGCCGCCACTACACGTTCGAGTTGACGCCCGGAGCCGAGTTCCACACCCATCGCGGCGCGGTCGCCCACGACGACGTGATCGGGCTGGACGAGGGCAGCGTGATCAAATCCAGCAGCGGATCGCCGTTCCTGGTGCTGCGCCCGCTGCTGGTGGACTACATCATGTCGATGCCGCGGGGCCCGCAGGTGATCTACCCGAAGGACGCCGCCCAGATTGTGCACGAGGGCGACATCTTCCCCGGCGCCCGGGTGCTGGAGGCCGGAGCCGGATCGGGCGCGTTGACTTGCTCGCTGCTGCGCGCCGTCGGGCCGCAGGGCAAGGTCGTCTCCTACGAGCTGCGCGACGACCACGCCGTGCACGCTCAGCGCAATGTGTCGGTGTTCTTCGGCCAGGCGCCCGACAACTGGCGGCTGATCATCGGCGACGTCGGGGATTCCGAGCTGCCCGACGGGTCGTTCGACCGGGCGATCCTGGACATGCTCGCCCCCTGGGACGTGCTCGAGGCCGTCGCCCGACTGCTGACGCCCGGCGGGGTGCTGATCATCTATGTCGCGACCGTCCCCCAGCTGTCGAAAGCCGTGGAGGCCCTGCGCGCGCAGCAGTGCTGGACCGAGCCGCGGTCGTGGGAGACGATCCAGCGCGGGTGGAACGTCGTCGGCCTGGCGGTGCGACCGCAGCACTCGATGCGGGGGCACACCGCGTTCTTGATCGCGACGCGCCGACTCGCGCCGGGCGTCGTCGCCCCGATGCCGTTGGGTCGCAAGCGACCGGGCAGGGACGGATGA